Below is a genomic region from Miscanthus floridulus cultivar M001 chromosome 1, ASM1932011v1, whole genome shotgun sequence.
ctactctttcttatGATCTTAGTGTTTTTTCTTAGTatcttgacaagatcatcatatgaaggtgaatcatcatcatcgctatcgctatcatcatcactagcttgctcatcatcactactatcatcattattagttaccttacgttcacccttggccataaggcataggtgtgtagaggatgatggcgatggtggtggtgaagatggaagatcaatagcaatggtggccaccttctcattgtcactatcatcattggatgattcactagatgaatcaatgtccgtgagccaatcactgatgatgtaggcctttccactcttcctattcttgtggaagtccctctttttgccatctcttttcttgtatggcttgttcttcttcttctcatcttcatcttcattacttgagtcatctttcttgcccttgttcttgttcttgaacttgtctttcttgggcttggggcattgatgtgctagatgaccaagttcaccacaattgaagcaatccatttcgaagattagctttcttctagagcttgtgaagaacttcttcttcttgccgtcgaacttgatgccactcttgtttagcttctttagcatcttggtggctttcttcaccatgagagcaagattttcatcttcatcttcttcatcacttgagctctcatactcaagttttgctttgcccttatcttggctagctttgaatgctaagtccttctctttcttcttggtagaggatgagccatcttgtggcgtgatgtgcatgtacatctcatgagcattgatctttcccaagatttgtgtccatgtagcggtgaaaagatcaccttgatgtagcacggtcacaatatgcccatatttgttaatggggaggacactcaagatctttctcacaacgttggatggtgacatttgagtaagtccaagcccattgacttcctctacaagaacattcaaacgtgaatacatctcattagcactttctttgggaagcatctcaaatgaatttagctttttaattacaagatgataacgttcctcacgctcactcttggttccctcatagagcgcacaaatgtctgaccatagtgcatgggcgtctttgtggttccttacgcggttgaaaacatctttgcaaaggcctctaaagatggtgtttcgagcctttgcattccacttttcataattaacctcatcgccttataagttagtagcatcctgaggttttgggaagccttgtgaggtagctctaagtataccaacgtctagagcttctaaatacgcctccatgcggattttctaatatggaaagtcatatctcttaaagataggaggaggtccatccccgtgagacatcttgctctaagcgattaagcttaaaaatgtgagcacgaggctccgataccaattgaaaggatcaagatgaccaagagggggtgaattgggctaattctaaattttcttgcaataattaaatcctacggttagcccaattaaccccttgtgcctagaaaagtgtttctatcaatctaacacacaaaggacttgcaacctatgttccaaacttactctagcatggcaattctataaatgtaaaaacaagtagtgaattgcttaaagtaaatattcaaagtaaatgctcaaagtaaatagagagagagagaaatgcagcgatgttttgccgaggtatcggagagtcaccactctctactagtcctcgttggagcacccacgcaagggtgtagctcctccttgatccacgcaaggatcaagtgctctctatgggttgattcttcgacactccatcgcggtgaatcacccaaaaccactcacaacttgagttgggtcacccacaagctccgccgggtgatcaccaagctcccaatcaccaccaagccgtctaggtgatggcgatcaccaagagtaataagcatgaactctcacttgaccacgcgaagcctaatgagaacggtggatgcacactttgctactcttgattcactaatgaggctactctcttggattctcaaatctcaatcacctcactaggaccttgctcttcttggcactcacaaacgtgtttctcagctgttggaatgagcaaaagtaactccacacacgagtggagcttctatttataaggcagcctaaaaaacaaaccgttatgagcctctgcggggtgaccggacgctccggtcatgttgaccggacgctccagtcagttcaacccacacaccagtgattaagtgttgatCAGACATCGGCAGGgtctgatcaccactgaccggacgcatccggtcgcattaaaccctcactggaaccttactgtactcgatcataCGCTGAACCCtaagggtccggtcagtactgaccgaacatgtccggtcatagaattccttctctagaaccttactggagtcgaccagacgctggacctcagcgtccggtcacttgacctctccagcatccggtcgcaccaaacacaatctccttggtcaaatgaactgaccggaccctgcggccagcgtccggtcgcaccggagccagcgtccggtcagcatttgaccctccattcacttccaactctcgattatatgtgaatgaagtttgctccaaaggatcttaggcatattgaggagctacctagtgctagttttaacaagtgtacaccacacctaactcactagactcacctaggtcaagctacccgtccataccccctttaatagtatggccaaaggaaaaacaaagtcctaaactactctaagtgtctctccaactctaatcgacacttagaactagtcatccttaaccttgtcgtccatcctttgaaaaccgaaatgatttccatcgtaggggcatgaccaccttgaatgcccaattgatctccattaccatgacctaacttaattgcctctgcaaaacacacgttagtcatagtaatcttgtattatcattaatcaccgaaatccaactaggggcctagatgctttcagacccAATAATTGAATACAAAGTGTAGCCTAATTATGACTTAGCCCCGGCTACAAGGATCACCCTTCGCAACTTGTACGTGCTTTGGTTGCTCGCATTTTGGCAACATGAAGTCATTGAGCTCTTTTATTTCACTGTGCTTCGGTTGCTTGTATTTTTGGCAACACAAAGTCTCAGGCTCTTTATCATTTCAATGTGCTTCAGCTGCTTGTATTTTTGGCAACATGAAGTCACTGAGCTCTCTCATTCCATTTGTATACTTAGAGATAAAAATGGATGCAAGTGGTGCTCTGTGGTTGATGACTAGTTTTGATCTCATCAACCGTATTATTGGGGAGCCTTATGATGCTAAGGCGCCCTTTTAAGCTCATGTGAAGTACTCATGCGATGAATGGATGTTATGGATGGATGTGATGATGCCTATGATAAATGCATTTATGTGAAAAATAAATGTGAAGTGATATATAAGATAAACAAATCTTGTGCTTGTTCTTATTATATACGAATAATAATTGACAAAAATTGATAGTAAATGAAATTCGTTGATTGATGAAGGCCAATGAATTTTGAATGCCCAAATGCAAGACCAACGCGTTGCAAATACCAATGACCAAAGAAATCCATCATTTCAATGAAAGCCAATATTGTGAGGATCGATATAGTGGAACCCAATGTGTGATAAAACCCAATATTCAACAAAGATTAATGATTGTATGAAAATCCGTACTAGATGGAGACTACTATAACTTTGTGTATAATCCTGTATTTGaggaacaaaaatgctatataaGTAGGTTAGTCGAGAAAGGGTGAGAGATACTCACAATGGTTGATTCCTACTTATTAGAGAGAGAAAATTTAAAACAAGAGATTATTACTTCAGAATAGCCGTTTGGGATAAATATGAAAGCCATGGGCCATTTTTTGTCTGTGTCACTAaattttttgcaagtgttttggtCACCTTGGTGACTTGATTCATGCAAAGCTTAGAATTTTGGATTTTGCTTTAAAAAGCAAAATTAAAGCATAATCATGAGAAAATTGATTGCTTGAGAAAAAATGTTAGACATCATAAGATGGGTGAAAAGTACTTATAAGGAGGTGAAGACTCGCTAAAGGGATAGTGCCTTTGGACATGAACGAATGGTGTTTAATTTGATGTACAAAATAAATAATGTGAATACAATTACATAATAATTGAATAATATGATTGAGAAAAGATGGTGCAGTGGTTCGTGAAGTTTAACATTGCACGAATCATACCTTAGGTCTTACCCCAATAAAATCAGATAATCTTCTCGCACAAGAGGTAGGGTTCATACTTGGTAACAAAGACCCGAGAGCGTAAACCATTCGGGAGAACAAAAGAAAATTCCTTTAACGTGCCGGATAAAAATCAAGGAGAAAACATCGAGGATAGAATCCTTGGGTTGATACCATAATTTTCATTTGGTCCAAGCTAAAGACCATGGTGTTCGCGATTCAGCAACCAAAACTTCTCTCTTGGGAAAATAGATGACTTCGCGCTGCGGAGAAAGTTTCAAAAACCAGAGAACCAACCTTCAAGTGATAGCCTGGTCCAGAGGAGGAATGAAACCATCTCTTGCTCAATCTCTAATTCGAGAAACCTGGCGAGCTTAGACTTTTTAGTTCAATCCaagtagcttcttcatcttcactagaATACCTTCGGAGGTGAGAAGAGTGGTTTTCATTATTTCCCCTCCACCTTCCCTCTCCCCCCTTTATAGAGGAGGTGAGAAGAGTGGTTTTCATTATTTTCTCGGGGggcttgtattttttttaaagtcTCAAGAGGCGCTATAGATAGGCCCTAAACattcaccatgttcgcttggtcgtatttgacttataagtcatgacttatcagccaacgaacagtatttttctctcacaccaaaccagccaacagtaatttcagccatggcttataagccaaaccagcccaaacgaacagggcgattaTCTGCTAAGCCCCTAGGTTATGTTCCCCGAACACACTAATGGGGTCCCAAACATATAATACACCCCAACATGCTCTTTAATATTAAGGAAATGATAGATAGATATACATACTTGTGTATTGACTTATATAACGATAGATAGATACACATACGGATTTGCGAAACTATCTCTCGCTGTATGCAAACCATCTCATTCACTAAGAGCCTGTTTGAAATGCCAGAATTTCACAGGCATCAATTCAATTTCATCATAGGAAAAAAGACAGAAATATGGAAATATTTCGGCGTTCCAAACATGCCCAAAACTGAACTTGGTCAAGTTCAGCCTTCAGGTGACATGACCTCCTGGAGGTTCAGTCCCAAAACAAAACAGGCGTACATATCACTTATTCATGAATCAAATATTTTAAAAATGGATCAAATATATACAAAATTAATAATATTCATCATATGTGTAAGCACTATTACATTGATCCTAGAATATACTTTCATAGTAAACTTATTTAGAGTACAAATATCGATAATATTTTCCAAATAACTAGTATTTTTTTAAATGACTTCTCAGAAACAAAATATGTGTTTATTTTGAGAGAGAGGAAGTAGTAAATAAAATAGTTACTATTTTGTACACATGATCAGCCAAATCTTGTCTTGCTGAAAAATGTTAGCAATACACCTTTCACACAAACGCAGCTCTTAAAACCAAAATATAACTATATGCAAGTTCAGCATAAAACGCTGTCCCCCACGTCAGGTCATTAtgcaacacacacaaaaaaaatagcAATCCATAGTGTCAAAAACAACACGTCCTGAGACCAAAACATCTGGTTGGTTTGGTTGGGCGTTTTGCAGTTTCACGCATCTTTTGCAATGATCACTGTGAGAAACAAAGTGATTTTCTAGGTAACATGTAaataaactctaaacaaaacaaAATGTGATCTGTTTCGAAACAAAAAATAAGTGAGGTCAGCTAATGCTCCACCGTTCCAATTatagaaaacaaatgaaaatgaATATGAGATCGATTTCTTTATTTCCTTGGAACCAGCATGTCCGGAAGGCAACATATAAACAACACAATATTTACAAAGGAATCATATATATCGCCTCAAAAGACCTCAATATACAACAAGGGGAAAATGCGACAAGGTAGACAAGCAAAGTGGGCCACCTAAGCATTTAGGATCAGACATCAGCTTATAACTGGTTAGCCGTCACACCATCTTAGTCAGCTCTCCAGCGTCCAAGCTCAACAGCTCGGTTTTAACTTACTCATCCAGCATAGTGTATGACGGCAGGTCCTTCACCTCCAGCACATCATCTAGAACCAGTTCGCGCTCCAGCTGAGTTCTTGTTGATTTCAAGACCTCCTGGTACAACAAAACCAAACAAGTAAGAATGCCACTGTCTTAAAACAAACAAAGAACGATCGATGTACTGAACACGCCAGAAGCTAACATTAAATTCCATATAGGAGGCACGTTTCACAAGCCACTGAGCATCAAGCAGCCGAAAGGCTACACAGTACAGGTGGTCAAAGGCATTCTCATCCCGTTCAAGAAATTCAAGGAAACGAATTCCATACTTTGAAGATGGAACACCTGCATAAATACGACATTGTTCAAACCACGAAATACGGAATATGCCAGGTATGTGTAAAGGGGGTTTGGCAAAGGAAAATTACTGGACTTTAGATCCAACATCTGGACCAGCATGAATGAAATGTTGATACCAGCAACTGCAAAAGGGTACTCCCAATCTGCTCTCTGCCCTTGCACTTTGCTCAGAAGCATCTGAAATGAATTCTGCACCAGAATATATGTAATGGTGAATGGTCAAAAATCAAGAAATTAGAAAGACAACAGAAACTGTTATCAGATATAAGATCTTTACAGGGTAGTTCCTGGCAAAAAAGATGAGGTTCTCCAACGATATGAGTCCACCACCCCTGCATAAATGCGATCAGTATTAGATGGGTTTATCAACTGAGTTTAACATCTCCATGAGCACATTCTCAAACAATCAAATTACAAGAGAGAACCTGAAATCAGTAGATGGATCATTGCCTTGCCAACCCATCTCCTTCCATAATTCTGATTTGAGGGGTGGAATCTCACGAGTGGGGTAAGCTAAACGCCAGAGTTGCCTCAAGGCGTCCTAATAATGATAATGCCGATCAATTATCAATTAATTTGCTTGCATGAGATGATGTCAACATAGAAAACCAATCTACATAGGTTATACGTACTTGATGTTCAATACGGGAGCCATCAAAAGGGATTTGCAATCTGCGTCTTAAAGTATTCAGCCTTTGTTCCTGGAAAGTTGAAGGTTCACCATTATTAAACTAATAACTGCAACCCTATTATGTAACTTTCTTTACATTACCTGTAGAGGGCTAAGATATACTGGATTGATTTGATTCTCCGAAGAGAAGGGGAATAATCTACCAAAGATAGAGACTGAGCTTACAATAATGCTTGCTGCAAGGAAGATAGTAAGAAA
It encodes:
- the LOC136545768 gene encoding uncharacterized protein, producing the protein MSTTNLRRRLHHGDLDGRKNEHVDISSADSLNEPLLGKSSDDNFGSEVYDPRRQDLWDDDRKKEQLHWSFLFSNLIAQWAQWLASIIVSSVSIFGRLFPFSSENQINPVYLSPLQEQRLNTLRRRLQIPFDGSRIEHQDALRQLWRLAYPTREIPPLKSELWKEMGWQGNDPSTDFRGGGLISLENLIFFARNYPNSFQMLLSKVQGQRADWEYPFAVAGINISFMLVQMLDLKSSVPSSKYGIRFLEFLERDENAFDHLYCVAFRLLDAQWLVKRASYMEFNEVLKSTRTQLERELVLDDVLEVKDLPSYTMLDE